A single genomic interval of Apis cerana isolate GH-2021 linkage group LG14, AcerK_1.0, whole genome shotgun sequence harbors:
- the LOC107994620 gene encoding zinc finger CCHC domain-containing protein 24-like isoform X2, translated as MAACHPTPAIQHLQESSQFGLGPMNALGSQGRKPLHQPHYPPHLLNWVYLAIADQNSAQTRDQNKLVPTIWSGFSTTTSQTHSHHDTFDPSCAISGNFADNINELADRFRELGLLDRKPTKRPPPSYLCHLCFKKGHYIKDCPQARPKGEGLTPYQGKKRCFGEYKCPKCKRKWMSGNSWANMGQECIKCHINVYPHKQIVHF; from the exons atggcCGCTTGCCATCCAACACCGGCGATTCAACATTTGCAGGAATCGTCTCAGTTCGGCCTTGGACCTATGAACGCTCTCGGTAGCCAAGGTCGAAAACCTCTTCACCAACCACATTATCCGCCCCATTTGCTCAATTGGGTCTATCTAGCAATTGCCGATCAAAATTCTGCTCAAACCCGAGATCAG aacaaACTTGTTCCGACAATCTGGAGCGGTTTTTCAACAACGACGTCACAAACTCATTCTCATCATGATACATTCGATCCTTCTTGCGCTATAAGTGGCAATTTTGCGGACAATATCAACGAACTTGCAGATCGTTTCAGAGAATTGGGTCTATTAGATAGAAAACCAACGAAAAGGCCACCACCTAGTTATCTCTGTCATCTGTGTTTCAAGAAAGGTCATTATATCAAAGATTGTCCGCAG GCAAGACCAAAGGGTGAGGGTTTAACACCGTATCAAGGGAAAAAACGATGCTTCGGAGAATACAAATGTCCCAAATGCAAACGCAAATGGATGTCGGGTAATAGCTGGGCCAATATGGGCCAGGAATGTATTAAATGTCATATAAACGTCTATCCTCATAAACAA ATTGTCCATTTCTAA
- the LOC107994619 gene encoding cyclin-dependent kinase-like 4 isoform X2: MNKYEMIEIVGEGSYGMVMKCKHRESGQFVAIKRFLETEEDYEVRKMAFREIRMLKKLRHDNLVNMIEVFRRKKRFYLVFEYLDHTLLNELENVGGHGLGLEMSKRYIYQILRGLDFCHGSNIMHRDVKPENILISPNGVVKLCDFGFARFVNSPNESCTDYVATRWYRAPELLVGDPRYGRPIDIWAVGCLYAEMVVGNPLFPGDSDVDQLYRITKILGGLCMKHQTLMDRSRPGQLLRHASADELIGPPQSGLFSIRKLFPKWDIIAIDFLAQCLRMDPDLRSKSFMLLEHPFFIQDRFVDKFLVVLRKSIDIESSMNPLSSKILSEKGPSISTSLFESSSKTVSQYFPRWHMHTIIATDLNDKTKSEAIDTVELRETSSSLLRIDPLRKVCNIDTISVIPNTTYIRKVKQKGIAMHDY, translated from the exons ATGAATAAATATGAGATGATAGAAATCGTAGGAGAGGGAAGTTATGGTATGGTGATGAAATGTAAGCATCGCGAGAGCGGGCAATTTGTAGCCATTAAAAGATTTCTCGAAACCGAGGAAGATTACGAAGTGCGAAAAATGGCATTTCGAGAAATCCGAATGTTGAAA AAATTACGTCACGATAATCTGGTAAATATGATCGAAGTGTTTCGTCGAAAGAAACGATTTTATCTCGTATTCGAATATTTGGATCATACTTTGCTGAACGAGTTAGAAAATGTCGGAGGACATGGTCTAGGTTTGGAAATGTCCAAgcgatatatttatcaaatcctTCGTGGATTGGACTTTTGTCACGGTAGTAAC ATAATGCATCGTGATGTCAAGCCAGAAAATATCCTCATATCTCCGAATGGAGTGGTGAAGCTTTGCGATTTTGGATTTGCACGTTTTGTAAATAGTCCAAATGAGTCTTGCACGGATTACGTGGCGACAAGATGGTATCGTGCCCCGGAATTGTTAGTCGGTGATCCTCGATATGGCAGACCGATAGATATTTGGGCGGTAGGCTGTTTGTATGCGGAAATGGTGGTCGGGAATCCTTTGTTTCCTGGTGATAGCGACGTAGATCAACTCTATCGAATAACCAAAATACTtg GAGGACTATGTATGAAGCATCAAACTTTAATGGATCGTAGCAGACCTGGTCAATTATTGCGGCATGCGAGCGCGGACGAGCTCATAGGACCACCTCAATCCGGTCTTTTCTCGATTCGTAAATTATTTCCCAAATGGGATATAATCGCCATCGATTTTTTGGCTCAATGTCTTCGTATGGATCCCGACTTAAGATCAAAATCTTTCATGCTCTTGGAACATCCGTTTTTTATACAAGATCGATTTGTCGATAAATTTCTTGTAGTTTTGAGGAAAAGTATCGATATAGAATCTTCTATGAATCCTTTATCCAGTAAAATATTGAGTGAAAAAGGGCCGAGTATTTCTACGAGTTTGTTCGAATCATCGTCGAAAACTGTTTCTCAATATTTTCCCAG ATGGCATATGCATACTATTATCGCGACAGATTTAAACGACAAAACAAAGTCCGAAGCGATAGATACAGTGGAATTACGCGAAACTTCATCATCGTTGTTGCGCATCGATCCTTTACGAAAAGTTTGTAACATAGATACCATTTCTGTCATACCAAATACAACTTACATTCGTAAAGTAAAGCAGAAGGGAATCGCTATGCATGATTATTAA
- the LOC107994619 gene encoding cyclin-dependent kinase-like 2 isoform X4 produces the protein MNKYEMIEIVGEGSYGMVMKCKHRESGQFVAIKRFLETEEDYEVRKMAFREIRMLKKLRHDNLVNMIEVFRRKKRFYLVFEYLDHTLLNELENVGGHGLGLEMSKRYIYQILRGLDFCHGSNIMHRDVKPENILISPNGVVKLCDFGFARFVNSPNESCTDYVATRWYRAPELLVGDPRYGRPIDIWAVGCLYAEMVVGNPLFPGDSDVDQLYRITKILGGLCMKHQTLMDRSRPGQLLRHASADELIGPPQSGLFSIRKLFPKWDIIAIDFLAQCLRMDPDLRSKSFMLLEHPFFIQDRFVDKFLVVLRKSIDIESSMNPLSSKILSEKGPSISTSLFESSSKTVSQYFPRF, from the exons ATGAATAAATATGAGATGATAGAAATCGTAGGAGAGGGAAGTTATGGTATGGTGATGAAATGTAAGCATCGCGAGAGCGGGCAATTTGTAGCCATTAAAAGATTTCTCGAAACCGAGGAAGATTACGAAGTGCGAAAAATGGCATTTCGAGAAATCCGAATGTTGAAA AAATTACGTCACGATAATCTGGTAAATATGATCGAAGTGTTTCGTCGAAAGAAACGATTTTATCTCGTATTCGAATATTTGGATCATACTTTGCTGAACGAGTTAGAAAATGTCGGAGGACATGGTCTAGGTTTGGAAATGTCCAAgcgatatatttatcaaatcctTCGTGGATTGGACTTTTGTCACGGTAGTAAC ATAATGCATCGTGATGTCAAGCCAGAAAATATCCTCATATCTCCGAATGGAGTGGTGAAGCTTTGCGATTTTGGATTTGCACGTTTTGTAAATAGTCCAAATGAGTCTTGCACGGATTACGTGGCGACAAGATGGTATCGTGCCCCGGAATTGTTAGTCGGTGATCCTCGATATGGCAGACCGATAGATATTTGGGCGGTAGGCTGTTTGTATGCGGAAATGGTGGTCGGGAATCCTTTGTTTCCTGGTGATAGCGACGTAGATCAACTCTATCGAATAACCAAAATACTtg GAGGACTATGTATGAAGCATCAAACTTTAATGGATCGTAGCAGACCTGGTCAATTATTGCGGCATGCGAGCGCGGACGAGCTCATAGGACCACCTCAATCCGGTCTTTTCTCGATTCGTAAATTATTTCCCAAATGGGATATAATCGCCATCGATTTTTTGGCTCAATGTCTTCGTATGGATCCCGACTTAAGATCAAAATCTTTCATGCTCTTGGAACATCCGTTTTTTATACAAGATCGATTTGTCGATAAATTTCTTGTAGTTTTGAGGAAAAGTATCGATATAGAATCTTCTATGAATCCTTTATCCAGTAAAATATTGAGTGAAAAAGGGCCGAGTATTTCTACGAGTTTGTTCGAATCATCGTCGAAAACTGTTTCTCAATATTTTCCCAG gttttga
- the LOC107994619 gene encoding cyclin-dependent kinase-like 4 isoform X1 encodes MNKYEMIEIVGEGSYGMVMKCKHRESGQFVAIKRFLETEEDYEVRKMAFREIRMLKKLRHDNLVNMIEVFRRKKRFYLVFEYLDHTLLNELENVGGHGLGLEMSKRYIYQILRGLDFCHGSNIMHRDVKPENILISPNGVVKLCDFGFARFVNSPNESCTDYVATRWYRAPELLVGDPRYGRPIDIWAVGCLYAEMVVGNPLFPGDSDVDQLYRITKILGGLCMKHQTLMDRSRPGQLLRHASADELIGPPQSGLFSIRKLFPKWDIIAIDFLAQCLRMDPDLRSKSFMLLEHPFFIQDRFVDKFLVVLRKSIDIESSMNPLSSKILSEKGPSISTSLFESSSKTVSQYFPRWHMHTIIATDLNDKTKSEAIDTVELRETSSSLLRIDPLRKLSHRKFSCESESNAFLFHSIHIIFIQHYHITL; translated from the exons ATGAATAAATATGAGATGATAGAAATCGTAGGAGAGGGAAGTTATGGTATGGTGATGAAATGTAAGCATCGCGAGAGCGGGCAATTTGTAGCCATTAAAAGATTTCTCGAAACCGAGGAAGATTACGAAGTGCGAAAAATGGCATTTCGAGAAATCCGAATGTTGAAA AAATTACGTCACGATAATCTGGTAAATATGATCGAAGTGTTTCGTCGAAAGAAACGATTTTATCTCGTATTCGAATATTTGGATCATACTTTGCTGAACGAGTTAGAAAATGTCGGAGGACATGGTCTAGGTTTGGAAATGTCCAAgcgatatatttatcaaatcctTCGTGGATTGGACTTTTGTCACGGTAGTAAC ATAATGCATCGTGATGTCAAGCCAGAAAATATCCTCATATCTCCGAATGGAGTGGTGAAGCTTTGCGATTTTGGATTTGCACGTTTTGTAAATAGTCCAAATGAGTCTTGCACGGATTACGTGGCGACAAGATGGTATCGTGCCCCGGAATTGTTAGTCGGTGATCCTCGATATGGCAGACCGATAGATATTTGGGCGGTAGGCTGTTTGTATGCGGAAATGGTGGTCGGGAATCCTTTGTTTCCTGGTGATAGCGACGTAGATCAACTCTATCGAATAACCAAAATACTtg GAGGACTATGTATGAAGCATCAAACTTTAATGGATCGTAGCAGACCTGGTCAATTATTGCGGCATGCGAGCGCGGACGAGCTCATAGGACCACCTCAATCCGGTCTTTTCTCGATTCGTAAATTATTTCCCAAATGGGATATAATCGCCATCGATTTTTTGGCTCAATGTCTTCGTATGGATCCCGACTTAAGATCAAAATCTTTCATGCTCTTGGAACATCCGTTTTTTATACAAGATCGATTTGTCGATAAATTTCTTGTAGTTTTGAGGAAAAGTATCGATATAGAATCTTCTATGAATCCTTTATCCAGTAAAATATTGAGTGAAAAAGGGCCGAGTATTTCTACGAGTTTGTTCGAATCATCGTCGAAAACTGTTTCTCAATATTTTCCCAG ATGGCATATGCATACTATTATCGCGACAGATTTAAACGACAAAACAAAGTCCGAAGCGATAGATACAGTGGAATTACGCGAAACTTCATCATCGTTGTTGCGCATCGATCCTTTACGAAAA ttatCTCATCGAAAGTTTTCTTGTGAAAGTGAGAGCAATGCGTTCTTGTTCCATTCGAtccatatcatatttatacaaCATTATCATATAACATTATAG
- the LOC107994620 gene encoding zinc finger CCHC domain-containing protein 24-like isoform X1, whose protein sequence is MAACHPTPAIQHLQESSQFGLGPMNALGSQGRKPLHQPHYPPHLLNWVYLAIADQNSAQTRDQNKLVPTIWSGFSTTTSQTHSHHDTFDPSCAISGNFADNINELADRFRELGLLDRKPTKRPPPSYLCHLCFKKGHYIKDCPQARPKGEGLTPYQGKKRCFGEYKCPKCKRKWMSGNSWANMGQECIKCHINVYPHKQRPLEKPDGLDVSDQSKVHPQHLCQKCKTLGYYCRRDQ, encoded by the exons atggcCGCTTGCCATCCAACACCGGCGATTCAACATTTGCAGGAATCGTCTCAGTTCGGCCTTGGACCTATGAACGCTCTCGGTAGCCAAGGTCGAAAACCTCTTCACCAACCACATTATCCGCCCCATTTGCTCAATTGGGTCTATCTAGCAATTGCCGATCAAAATTCTGCTCAAACCCGAGATCAG aacaaACTTGTTCCGACAATCTGGAGCGGTTTTTCAACAACGACGTCACAAACTCATTCTCATCATGATACATTCGATCCTTCTTGCGCTATAAGTGGCAATTTTGCGGACAATATCAACGAACTTGCAGATCGTTTCAGAGAATTGGGTCTATTAGATAGAAAACCAACGAAAAGGCCACCACCTAGTTATCTCTGTCATCTGTGTTTCAAGAAAGGTCATTATATCAAAGATTGTCCGCAG GCAAGACCAAAGGGTGAGGGTTTAACACCGTATCAAGGGAAAAAACGATGCTTCGGAGAATACAAATGTCCCAAATGCAAACGCAAATGGATGTCGGGTAATAGCTGGGCCAATATGGGCCAGGAATGTATTAAATGTCATATAAACGTCTATCCTCATAAACAA AGACCATTAGAGAAACCAGACGGATTGGATGTGTCCGATCAAAGTAAGGTCCATCCGCAACATCTCTGTCAAAAATGTAAAACTCTTGGTTACTATTGTCGAAGAGATCAATAA
- the LOC107994619 gene encoding cyclin-dependent kinase-like 4 isoform X3: MNKYEMIEIVGEGSYGMVMKCKHRESGQFVAIKRFLETEEDYEVRKMAFREIRMLKKLRHDNLVNMIEVFRRKKRFYLVFEYLDHTLLNELENVGGHGLGLEMSKRYIYQILRGLDFCHGSNIMHRDVKPENILISPNGVVKLCDFGFARFVNSPNESCTDYVATRWYRAPELLVGDPRYGRPIDIWAVGCLYAEMVVGNPLFPGDSDVDQLYRITKILGGLCMKHQTLMDRSRPGQLLRHASADELIGPPQSGLFSIRKLFPKWDIIAIDFLAQCLRMDPDLRSKSFMLLEHPFFIQDRFVDKFLVVLRKSIDIESSMNPLSSKILSEKGPSISTSLFESSSKTVSQYFPRWHMHTIIATDLNDKTKSEAIDTVELRETSSSLLRIDPLRKVLKKSFLKIHIEL, from the exons ATGAATAAATATGAGATGATAGAAATCGTAGGAGAGGGAAGTTATGGTATGGTGATGAAATGTAAGCATCGCGAGAGCGGGCAATTTGTAGCCATTAAAAGATTTCTCGAAACCGAGGAAGATTACGAAGTGCGAAAAATGGCATTTCGAGAAATCCGAATGTTGAAA AAATTACGTCACGATAATCTGGTAAATATGATCGAAGTGTTTCGTCGAAAGAAACGATTTTATCTCGTATTCGAATATTTGGATCATACTTTGCTGAACGAGTTAGAAAATGTCGGAGGACATGGTCTAGGTTTGGAAATGTCCAAgcgatatatttatcaaatcctTCGTGGATTGGACTTTTGTCACGGTAGTAAC ATAATGCATCGTGATGTCAAGCCAGAAAATATCCTCATATCTCCGAATGGAGTGGTGAAGCTTTGCGATTTTGGATTTGCACGTTTTGTAAATAGTCCAAATGAGTCTTGCACGGATTACGTGGCGACAAGATGGTATCGTGCCCCGGAATTGTTAGTCGGTGATCCTCGATATGGCAGACCGATAGATATTTGGGCGGTAGGCTGTTTGTATGCGGAAATGGTGGTCGGGAATCCTTTGTTTCCTGGTGATAGCGACGTAGATCAACTCTATCGAATAACCAAAATACTtg GAGGACTATGTATGAAGCATCAAACTTTAATGGATCGTAGCAGACCTGGTCAATTATTGCGGCATGCGAGCGCGGACGAGCTCATAGGACCACCTCAATCCGGTCTTTTCTCGATTCGTAAATTATTTCCCAAATGGGATATAATCGCCATCGATTTTTTGGCTCAATGTCTTCGTATGGATCCCGACTTAAGATCAAAATCTTTCATGCTCTTGGAACATCCGTTTTTTATACAAGATCGATTTGTCGATAAATTTCTTGTAGTTTTGAGGAAAAGTATCGATATAGAATCTTCTATGAATCCTTTATCCAGTAAAATATTGAGTGAAAAAGGGCCGAGTATTTCTACGAGTTTGTTCGAATCATCGTCGAAAACTGTTTCTCAATATTTTCCCAG ATGGCATATGCATACTATTATCGCGACAGATTTAAACGACAAAACAAAGTCCGAAGCGATAGATACAGTGGAATTACGCGAAACTTCATCATCGTTGTTGCGCATCGATCCTTTACGAAAA gttttgaaaaaatcatttttaaagatacatatagaattataa